A part of Drosophila ananassae strain 14024-0371.13 chromosome 2R, ASM1763931v2, whole genome shotgun sequence genomic DNA contains:
- the LOC6506225 gene encoding vesicle transport protein USE1 gives MATKLNVNIRTLLANCEDLAKSEQNFWRLQKFIKSLDTMLDELEAMDDPQSAQRIPGYLERLQALKAATGYTEPAGAVHTNSSSQREFGENALKEVRQLQNTKHHNELRKELLQEGDALRRRRAQEEGSSPANTSIPNSSNDMTEAAKYYTTAQEKITEHMLSLTRNLKEQTETANRIIRRDTEVVSRSSGMAERNINSLSKEADKLEQHSKKAYKCWLWLMIVFVIVTFIGMVLFMKIMKKKKT, from the exons GCTAAATGTAAACATCCGCACTTTGCTGGCCAACTGCGAGGACCTGGCCAAGAGCGAGCAGAACTTCTGGCGGCTGCAGAAGTTCATCAAGTCCCTGGACACGATGCTCGACGAACTGGAGGCCATGGACGACCCGCAGAGTGCTCAGCGGATACCGGGCTACTTGGAACGGTTGCAGGCCTTAAAGGCGGCCACAGGATACACGGAGCCAGCCGGCGCAGTCCACACAAACTCCTCCTCCCAAAGGGAATTTGGAGAAAATGCGCTAAAGGAAGTCCGCCAGCTACAGAACACGAAACATCACAATGAATTGCGGAAGGAACTACTACAGG AGGGCGATGCCCTACGACGACGCCGGGCCCAAGAGGAGGGCTCAAGTCCCGCAAACACCAGCATTCCCAACTCTTCCAACGACATGACCGAAGCCGCCAAGTATTACACGACCGCCCAGGAGAAGATCACGGAGCACATGCTGTCGCTGACGCGGAATCTGAAGGAGCAGACCGAGACGGCGAATCGCATCATCCGCAGGGACACGGAGGTGGTGTCTCGCTCTTCCGGGATGGCCGAACGCAATATTAACTCGCTCTCTAAGGAGGCTGACAAGCTGGAGCAGCACTCGAAGAAGGCCTACAAATGCTGGCTCTGGCTGATGATTGTCTTTGTAATTGTCACGTTTATAG GTATGGTTCTCTTTATGAAGATtatgaaaaagaagaaaacgtAG
- the LOC6493724 gene encoding dihydropteridine reductase, which yields MSAGRVFIYGGKGALGSACVDHFKANNYWVGSIDLSENEKADVSIVVPRDAAWADQEAEVVSKVGESLSGQKLDAVICVAGGWAGGNAKKDLAKNADLMWKQSVWTSAISAAVAAQYLKEGGLLALTGAKPALEGTPGMIGYGMAKAAVHQLTRSLGGDKSGLPANSLAVSILPVTLDTPMNRKWMPEADFGTWTPLTEVAGLFQKWTQNQDRPKTGSLLQLITKNGVTELIAAE from the exons ATGTCCGCGGGTCGAGTCTTCATTTACGGCGGCAAGGGAGCCTTGGGATCAGCCTGCGTCGATCACTTCAAAGCCAACAATTAT TGGGTGGGCAGCATTGATTTGTCGGAGAACGAGAAGGCCGATGTGAGCATTGTGGTGCCACGCGACGCCGCATGGGCGGACCAGGAGGCTGAGGTGGTCTCCAAGGTCGGGGAATCCCTCAGTGGCCAGAAGTTAGATGCTGTGATCTGCGTGGCCGGCGGATGGGCCGGTGGGAATGCCAAGAAGGATCTGGCCAAGAACGCCGACCTCATGTGGAAGCAGAGTGTATGGACTTCGGCCATATCCGCTGCTGTGGCTGCCCAGTATCTGAAGGAGGGCGGTCTGCTGGCACTCACTGGCGCCAAGCCCGCTTTGGAGGGCACTCCCGGTATGATTGGCTACGGAATGGCCAAGGCAGCTGTCCACCAGCTCACCCGCTCCCTGGGCGGCGATAAGTCTGGCCTTCCAGCCAACTCCCTGGCCGTGTCCATCCTCCCCGTCACTTTGGACACCCCCATGAACCGCAAGTGGATGCCGGAGGCGGACTTTGGCACCTGGACGCCCCTCACGGAGGTGGCTGGACTCTTTCAGAAGTGGACCCAAAACCAGGACCGACCCAAAACCGGATCTCTGCTGCAGCTCATTACCAAAAACGGAGTCACCGAGCTAATAGCTGCCGAATAG